The following proteins are encoded in a genomic region of Myxococcota bacterium:
- a CDS encoding arsenate reductase ArsC has protein sequence MPPPRTDVLFLCVANSARSQMAEGFARRFAPPGVGVHSAGSAPGRLHPLAVRAMAEVGIDIAAHVSKPIDAVPAERVATVVTLCADEVCPVFPGAVARRHWPFEDPAADAGDGEDAQLARFRRVRDAIGERVRQAFESGELPSGA, from the coding sequence ATGCCCCCGCCCCGCACCGACGTCCTCTTCCTGTGCGTCGCCAACTCGGCGCGCAGCCAGATGGCGGAGGGCTTCGCGCGGCGCTTCGCGCCGCCCGGCGTCGGCGTGCACAGCGCGGGCTCCGCGCCGGGCCGCCTCCACCCGCTCGCGGTGCGCGCGATGGCCGAGGTGGGCATCGACATCGCGGCGCACGTCTCGAAGCCGATCGACGCCGTGCCGGCGGAGCGCGTCGCGACCGTCGTGACGCTCTGCGCGGACGAGGTCTGCCCCGTGTTCCCGGGCGCGGTCGCGCGCCGCCACTGGCCGTTCGAGGACCCCGCCGCCGACGCGGGCGACGGCGAGGACGCGCAGCTCGCGCGCTTCCGCCGCGTGCGCGACGCGATCGGCGAGCGCGTGCGGCAGGCGTTCGAGAGCGGCGAGCTCCCGAGCGGCGCCTAG
- a CDS encoding crotonase/enoyl-CoA hydratase family protein — translation MASQGIAERVGRRVAEAGGEDRVAIEVDAHGVADVRLARPDKLNAVDDAMFVAVATAGRELARERGLRAVVLSGEGRGFCAGLDTSSFARLAGAGRGDDGGGFRALDPAPGSPATRAQEFAWAWVELPVPVIAAVHGVCFGAGIQLALAADIRFAAPDARLSIMEMRWGLVPDVTGTQTLRRLLPLDVAKELAFTARIVSGAEAVDLGLVTHVADAPHEAATALAREIAGRSPDAVRAVKRLLQASASDDEAHGLAREAAEQRRLIGSRNQVEAVAANLEKRAPRFDDPA, via the coding sequence GTGGCATCCCAGGGCATCGCGGAGCGCGTCGGGCGACGGGTCGCGGAGGCGGGCGGCGAGGATCGCGTCGCGATCGAGGTCGACGCACACGGCGTCGCCGACGTCCGACTCGCCCGCCCCGACAAGCTCAACGCCGTCGACGACGCGATGTTCGTCGCGGTGGCGACGGCCGGGCGCGAGCTCGCGCGCGAGCGCGGCCTGCGCGCGGTCGTGCTCTCGGGCGAAGGCCGGGGCTTCTGTGCGGGCCTCGACACCTCGAGCTTCGCGCGCCTCGCGGGCGCCGGCCGCGGCGACGACGGCGGGGGCTTCCGCGCGCTCGACCCGGCGCCCGGCTCACCCGCGACGCGCGCTCAGGAGTTCGCCTGGGCGTGGGTCGAGCTGCCCGTCCCCGTGATCGCCGCCGTGCACGGGGTCTGCTTCGGCGCGGGCATCCAGCTCGCCCTCGCGGCCGACATCCGCTTCGCCGCGCCCGACGCGCGCCTGTCGATCATGGAGATGCGCTGGGGCCTCGTGCCGGACGTCACGGGCACGCAGACGCTGCGCCGGCTGCTGCCGCTCGACGTCGCGAAGGAGCTCGCGTTCACGGCGCGCATCGTGTCCGGCGCCGAGGCGGTCGACCTCGGGCTCGTCACGCACGTCGCGGACGCGCCGCACGAGGCCGCGACCGCGCTCGCGCGCGAGATCGCCGGCCGCTCGCCCGACGCGGTGCGCGCGGTGAAGCGCCTGCTCCAGGCGAGCGCGAGCGACGACGAGGCCCACGGCCTCGCGCGCGAGGCCGCCGAGCAGCGCCGGCTGATCGGGAGTCGCAACCAGGTCGAGGCCGTGGCGGCGAATCTCGAGAAGCGCGCGCCGCGCTTCGACGACCCCGCCTGA
- a CDS encoding DUF938 domain-containing protein: MPDARRFAPAAARNREPLLAVLRRALADLPPGARVLELASGSGEHVAHFARALPDLAFQPTDVDDDALASIDAWRAHEGLANVAPARRLDVHDDDWGVGDGFLAVLCSNLVHIAPWSATLALLRGTARVLAHDARARLVLYGPYRRFGAHTAPSNEAFDASLRARDPRFGVRDLEAVERAARECGLALGEVVAMPANNFAPWFRRDAQSRG; encoded by the coding sequence GTGCCCGACGCGCGCCGCTTCGCGCCCGCCGCCGCGCGCAACCGCGAGCCGCTGCTCGCCGTCCTGCGCCGCGCGCTCGCCGACCTCCCGCCGGGTGCGCGCGTGCTCGAGCTGGCGAGCGGCTCGGGCGAGCACGTCGCGCACTTCGCCCGCGCGCTCCCCGACCTCGCCTTCCAGCCGACCGACGTCGACGACGACGCGCTCGCGAGCATCGACGCGTGGCGCGCGCACGAAGGCCTCGCGAACGTCGCCCCGGCCCGCAGGCTCGACGTCCACGACGACGACTGGGGCGTCGGCGACGGCTTCCTCGCCGTCCTGTGCAGCAATCTCGTCCACATCGCGCCGTGGAGCGCGACGCTCGCGCTCCTGCGCGGCACCGCGCGCGTGCTCGCGCACGACGCGCGCGCGCGCCTCGTGCTCTACGGGCCCTACCGTCGCTTCGGCGCGCACACGGCGCCCTCGAACGAGGCGTTCGACGCGAGCCTGCGCGCGCGCGACCCGCGCTTCGGCGTGCGCGACCTCGAGGCCGTCGAGCGCGCGGCGCGGGAGTGCGGCCTCGCGCTCGGCGAGGTCGTCGCGATGCCCGCGAACAACTTCGCGCCGTGGTTCCGTCGCGACGCGCAATCGCGTGGGTGA
- a CDS encoding alpha/beta hydrolase → MSEASGVGEDTAADGATEPLAHESLRFDVGGGVELVADAWGDAGAQPVVLLHGGGQTRHAWSGTGRTLARAGWYAVAVDQRGHGESAWAPDGDYEPQRFAADVVDVARRLPAPPVLVGASLGGMASLQAIDMAAPGVARGLVLVDIATRMESDGIARIFEFMTAKPEGFASLEEAADAVAAYNHHRRRPEDVSGLAKNLRRGEDGRWRWHWDPRFLAGKHVHKVTGPERTRGLDEMVRRLAVPTLLVRGRMSDVLSEEGARHFLSLAPHAAYADITDAGHMVAGDRNDAFTEAVVDFLRGARLGPGRAT, encoded by the coding sequence GTGAGCGAGGCGAGCGGAGTCGGAGAGGACACCGCGGCGGACGGCGCGACCGAGCCGCTCGCGCACGAGAGCCTGCGTTTCGACGTGGGCGGCGGCGTCGAGCTCGTCGCCGACGCGTGGGGCGACGCCGGCGCGCAGCCGGTCGTGCTCCTGCACGGCGGCGGCCAGACGCGCCACGCGTGGAGCGGCACCGGGCGCACGCTCGCGCGCGCGGGCTGGTACGCGGTCGCCGTCGACCAGCGCGGACACGGCGAGAGCGCGTGGGCGCCCGACGGCGACTACGAGCCGCAGCGCTTCGCGGCCGACGTCGTCGACGTCGCGCGGCGGCTGCCGGCGCCGCCCGTGCTCGTCGGCGCGTCGCTCGGCGGCATGGCCTCGCTGCAGGCGATCGACATGGCCGCTCCGGGCGTCGCGCGCGGCCTCGTGCTCGTCGACATCGCGACGCGCATGGAGAGCGACGGCATCGCGCGCATCTTCGAGTTCATGACGGCGAAGCCCGAAGGGTTCGCGTCGCTCGAGGAGGCCGCGGACGCGGTCGCCGCCTACAACCACCACCGGCGGCGGCCCGAGGACGTGAGCGGCCTCGCGAAGAACCTGCGCCGCGGCGAGGACGGACGCTGGCGCTGGCACTGGGACCCGCGCTTCCTCGCGGGCAAGCACGTGCACAAGGTGACGGGCCCCGAGCGCACGCGCGGGCTCGACGAGATGGTGCGGCGGCTCGCCGTACCGACGCTGCTCGTGCGCGGCCGCATGAGCGACGTGCTCAGCGAAGAAGGCGCGCGCCACTTCCTGTCGCTCGCGCCGCACGCGGCCTACGCCGACATCACCGACGCGGGCCACATGGTCGCGGGCGATCGCAACGACGCCTTCACCGAGGCCGTCGTGGACTTCCTGCGCGGCGCCCGGCTCGGGCCCGGCCGCGCGACCTAG
- a CDS encoding dienelactone hydrolase family protein — translation MPSLASFAARGPFAVGLRTAEVADPDDPGRALPVDLWYPAADGVDDAAAAAPHPFGQPHRAVEDAPPRDTPSPLVVFSHGNSGVRRQSTFLTTHLASHGIAVVAPDHAGNTFPEMAALRSEDERVRVHRAARAARPRDAIAAVDAALAGRLGAVALDAARIGALGHSFGGWTATKLPRLDARVRAVCALAPASEPFVGRRAYEPGELPFARPIPTLVIAAVEDVLVDLATSIGPLWARLGAPKALVGFEGADHFHFCDGIELLHALHERTPRPAATRTARPLAETLAPARAQRLVAALVAHFLWHGLGLDAAPGARGALVDADELAALDPAARRLGAE, via the coding sequence GTGCCGTCGCTCGCCTCCTTCGCCGCGCGCGGCCCGTTCGCCGTCGGGCTGCGCACGGCCGAGGTCGCCGACCCGGACGACCCCGGTCGCGCGCTGCCCGTCGACCTGTGGTACCCGGCCGCCGACGGCGTCGACGACGCCGCGGCGGCCGCGCCGCACCCGTTCGGGCAGCCGCACCGCGCGGTCGAGGACGCGCCGCCGCGCGACACGCCCTCCCCGCTCGTCGTGTTCTCGCACGGCAACTCGGGCGTGCGCCGGCAGTCGACGTTCCTGACGACGCACCTCGCGAGCCACGGCATCGCCGTCGTCGCGCCCGACCACGCGGGCAACACGTTCCCCGAGATGGCCGCGCTGCGCTCCGAGGACGAGCGCGTGCGCGTGCACCGCGCGGCCCGCGCCGCGCGCCCGCGCGACGCCATCGCGGCCGTCGACGCCGCGCTCGCGGGGCGGCTCGGCGCCGTCGCGCTCGACGCCGCGCGGATCGGCGCGCTCGGGCACTCCTTCGGCGGCTGGACGGCGACCAAGCTCCCGCGCCTCGACGCGCGCGTCCGCGCGGTGTGCGCGCTCGCTCCGGCGTCCGAGCCGTTCGTCGGGCGGCGCGCGTACGAGCCCGGCGAGCTCCCCTTCGCGCGGCCGATCCCGACGCTCGTGATCGCCGCCGTCGAGGACGTGCTCGTCGACCTCGCGACGAGCATCGGCCCGCTGTGGGCGCGGCTCGGCGCGCCGAAGGCGCTCGTCGGCTTCGAGGGCGCCGACCACTTCCACTTCTGCGACGGGATCGAGCTGCTCCACGCCCTGCACGAGCGCACGCCGCGCCCGGCGGCCACGCGCACCGCGCGCCCGCTCGCCGAGACGCTCGCGCCCGCGCGCGCGCAGCGCCTCGTCGCCGCGCTCGTCGCGCACTTCCTGTGGCACGGGCTCGGGCTCGACGCCGCGCCCGGGGCACGCGGCGCGCTCGTCGACGCGGACGAGCTCGCGGCGCTCGATCCCGCCGCCCGACGGCTCGGCGCCGAGTAG
- a CDS encoding TetR/AcrR family transcriptional regulator — MSVTSEIESTSRSAPRTAPTRERLRASGVALFATRGLHSVTTHDIAHDAGLAAGTFYLHYKDKQALFTEIVLDALDALRTRVAEAVRDVPDPALAVERHATALVDFAADNRDLIRVLFSGEHEAAALEHDVLETLAEAIAKGRSAGGRVPRGVDPRVLAQAVVGMYARVVAWWAADPSRATREDLVASLTRIQLHGTQPD; from the coding sequence ATGTCCGTCACCAGCGAGATCGAGAGCACGTCCCGCTCCGCACCGCGCACGGCCCCGACCCGCGAGCGGCTGCGCGCGAGCGGCGTCGCGCTCTTCGCCACCCGCGGCCTGCACAGCGTGACGACCCACGACATCGCACACGACGCGGGCCTCGCCGCCGGCACCTTCTACCTGCACTACAAGGACAAGCAGGCGCTCTTCACCGAAATCGTCCTCGACGCGCTCGACGCGCTGCGCACCCGCGTCGCCGAGGCCGTGCGCGACGTGCCCGACCCGGCGCTCGCCGTCGAGCGGCACGCAACCGCGCTCGTCGACTTTGCGGCGGACAACCGCGACCTGATCCGCGTGCTGTTCTCGGGCGAGCACGAAGCGGCGGCGCTCGAGCACGACGTGCTCGAGACGCTCGCCGAGGCGATCGCCAAGGGGCGCAGCGCGGGCGGCCGCGTGCCGCGCGGCGTCGACCCGCGCGTGCTCGCGCAGGCGGTCGTCGGCATGTACGCGCGCGTCGTCGCGTGGTGGGCGGCCGACCCGTCGCGCGCGACGCGCGAGGACCTCGTCGCATCGCTCACGCGCATCCAGCTGCACGGAACGCAGCCGGACTGA
- a CDS encoding PatB family C-S lyase: protein MATPDARISFADLDALDAERLGRRLNEKWNTYPDKDVLCAWVAEMDFPLARPIRAVLERALETDDVGYAIALRDTGLADAFAARMDERFGWRVEPERCEILSEVVQGLYLSLLAYSEPGDGAVVQTPIYPPFLSAVRETGRALVENRLVRTGGPGDARFEIDFDALARDAGARTRVLLLCNPHNPTGRVFGRAELERLAALALERDWVVVTDEIHADLVFDGRRHVPFATLSPEVAARTVTLTSASKAFNIPGLRTAVAHFGSRELQQRFGGAVPRHVRGGIGILGIYATIAAWRDSQPWLDTVRDYLAANRDTALAYLGARCPEVVTTPLEATYLLWLDCSALGLAPSPARFLYEHGRIALSDGRAFGRGFEGFARLNLATSRAILEEILERFATAVERR from the coding sequence ATGGCCACCCCCGACGCGCGCATCTCGTTCGCCGACCTCGACGCGCTCGACGCCGAGCGCCTCGGACGACGCCTCAACGAGAAGTGGAACACGTATCCCGACAAGGACGTGCTCTGCGCGTGGGTCGCCGAGATGGACTTCCCGCTCGCGCGTCCGATCCGCGCCGTGCTCGAGCGCGCGCTCGAGACCGACGACGTCGGCTATGCGATCGCGCTCCGCGACACGGGGCTCGCCGACGCCTTCGCCGCCCGCATGGACGAGCGTTTCGGGTGGCGCGTCGAGCCGGAGCGCTGCGAGATCCTCTCGGAGGTCGTGCAGGGCCTCTACCTCTCGCTGCTCGCGTACTCCGAGCCGGGCGACGGCGCGGTCGTCCAGACGCCGATCTACCCGCCCTTCCTGTCCGCCGTGCGCGAGACGGGGCGCGCGCTCGTCGAGAACCGCCTCGTGCGGACGGGCGGCCCGGGCGACGCGCGCTTCGAGATCGACTTCGACGCGCTGGCCCGCGACGCGGGCGCGCGCACGCGCGTCCTCCTCCTGTGCAACCCGCACAACCCGACGGGCCGCGTGTTCGGCCGCGCGGAGCTCGAGCGCCTGGCGGCGCTCGCGCTCGAGCGCGACTGGGTCGTCGTCACCGACGAGATCCACGCGGACCTCGTCTTCGACGGCCGCCGACACGTGCCGTTCGCGACGCTCTCGCCCGAGGTCGCCGCGCGCACCGTCACGCTCACGTCCGCGTCGAAGGCGTTCAACATCCCGGGGCTGCGCACGGCCGTCGCGCACTTCGGCTCGCGCGAGCTGCAGCAGCGCTTCGGCGGCGCCGTCCCGCGCCACGTGCGCGGCGGCATCGGCATCCTCGGCATCTACGCGACGATCGCCGCGTGGCGCGACTCCCAGCCGTGGCTCGACACCGTGCGCGACTACCTCGCCGCGAATCGCGACACGGCGCTCGCGTACCTGGGAGCGCGCTGTCCGGAGGTCGTCACGACGCCGCTCGAGGCCACGTACCTGCTGTGGCTCGACTGCAGTGCACTCGGGCTCGCGCCGTCGCCGGCGCGCTTCCTCTACGAGCACGGCCGCATCGCGCTCTCCGACGGCCGGGCGTTCGGCCGCGGCTTCGAGGGCTTCGCGCGCCTCAACCTCGCGACCTCGCGCGCCATCCTGGAGGAGATCCTCGAGCGGTTCGCGACCGCGGTCGAGCGACGCTAG
- a CDS encoding cation diffusion facilitator family transporter, translating to MYEHTHPHSHAHDRREQGRARLGWMLALSAAYLVAEVAGGLWTGSLALLADAGHMLSDVASLALANATLWMAQRPADARRTFGHTRAEVLGALVQGTALVAVALLIVREAFERFAAPAPVAGGGMLAIATGGLVVNLVGLWVLHGGREENLAVRGAFLHVLSDALGSVGAMAAGLAIWARGWTWADPTASVAIAALVLVSAWSLLRDATDVLMETVPRHLDVERIRDALRSVDDVADVHDLHVWTIGSGEVSLSCHAVARAGADGAALLARFNRLLADRFGIGHATIQIEPARGPSGLAADVGCTSACSPAARPDLSAAARRG from the coding sequence ATGTACGAGCACACGCACCCCCACTCGCACGCGCACGACCGGCGCGAGCAGGGGCGCGCGCGGCTCGGCTGGATGCTCGCGCTCTCCGCGGCCTACCTCGTGGCCGAGGTCGCGGGCGGCCTGTGGACGGGCTCGCTCGCGCTGCTCGCCGACGCCGGCCACATGCTCTCCGACGTCGCCTCGCTCGCGCTCGCGAACGCGACGCTGTGGATGGCGCAGCGCCCCGCCGACGCGCGCCGCACGTTCGGCCACACGCGCGCCGAAGTGCTGGGCGCGCTCGTCCAGGGCACGGCGCTCGTCGCGGTCGCGCTCCTGATCGTGCGCGAGGCGTTCGAGCGGTTCGCCGCGCCCGCGCCCGTCGCGGGTGGCGGCATGCTCGCGATCGCGACGGGCGGGCTCGTCGTGAACCTCGTCGGGCTCTGGGTCCTGCACGGAGGGCGCGAGGAGAACCTCGCCGTGCGCGGCGCCTTCCTCCACGTGCTCTCGGACGCGCTCGGCAGCGTCGGCGCGATGGCCGCCGGCCTCGCGATCTGGGCGCGCGGCTGGACGTGGGCGGACCCGACCGCCTCCGTCGCGATCGCGGCGCTCGTGCTCGTCTCGGCCTGGTCGCTCCTGCGCGACGCGACCGACGTGCTGATGGAGACCGTGCCGCGGCACCTCGACGTCGAGCGCATCCGCGACGCGCTCCGCAGCGTCGACGACGTCGCCGACGTCCACGACCTGCACGTCTGGACGATCGGGAGCGGCGAGGTCTCGCTGTCGTGCCACGCCGTGGCGCGCGCGGGCGCGGACGGGGCCGCCCTCCTCGCGCGCTTCAACCGGCTGCTGGCCGACCGTTTCGGGATCGGGCACGCGACCATCCAGATCGAGCCGGCGCGCGGGCCGAGCGGCCTCGCCGCCGACGTCGGCTGCACGAGCGCGTGCTCGCCCGCGGCGCGGCCCGACCTCTCGGCGGCGGCCCGGCGCGGCTGA
- a CDS encoding EAL domain-containing protein, with product MSPAHELQDVENAGRAPSLPALGAQLDEVAARFERAGAFGLLALRVPELAPIERDYGVDARRAVFGRLAELAAKLGVEQLDIEDLVLAGEPGLDEIVVIVFREAESGRFLRDELPAYERAFRRELAARGGRVLYPYGRSEPQLASGIGVAVRNPKLGIDTQLRRALAEAHDDLDLNVRSEARARRRRMLDVVLDRRVTSVYEPIVAVESKTVFGYEALARGPQGTELHSPLAMFRTAEEEGLVFELDCLCRASGLKGAVGLPEGTKLFLNIRPTTIHDPNFRAERLIRTLDECALSPSDVVFEVSEQESIANFEAFKEIRDYYRDLGFQFALDDTGAGYAGLEALVEISPEFVKVDRSFVSGIDQDPTRRTLLAALQDVCSGSNARIIAEGLDTLEELETLGELGIAFGQGWLFGKPTPLRATDDATRS from the coding sequence ATGAGCCCGGCGCACGAGCTGCAGGATGTGGAGAACGCGGGACGCGCGCCGAGCCTTCCCGCGCTCGGCGCGCAGCTCGACGAGGTGGCGGCGCGCTTCGAGCGCGCGGGCGCCTTCGGGCTGCTCGCGCTGCGCGTGCCGGAGCTGGCGCCGATCGAGCGCGACTACGGCGTCGACGCGCGGCGCGCCGTGTTCGGCCGCCTCGCCGAGCTCGCGGCCAAGCTCGGCGTCGAGCAGCTCGACATCGAGGATCTCGTGCTCGCCGGCGAGCCCGGCCTCGACGAGATCGTCGTGATCGTGTTCCGCGAGGCCGAGAGCGGCCGCTTCCTGCGCGACGAGCTCCCCGCGTACGAACGCGCCTTCCGGCGCGAGCTCGCCGCCCGCGGCGGCCGCGTGCTCTACCCGTACGGTCGGTCGGAGCCCCAGCTCGCGAGCGGGATCGGCGTCGCGGTGCGCAACCCGAAGCTCGGCATCGACACGCAGCTGCGGCGCGCGCTCGCGGAGGCGCACGACGACCTCGACCTCAACGTGCGCAGCGAGGCGCGGGCGCGTCGCCGGCGCATGCTCGACGTGGTCCTCGACCGCCGCGTGACGTCCGTGTACGAGCCGATCGTCGCCGTCGAGAGCAAGACGGTCTTCGGCTACGAGGCGCTCGCGCGCGGACCGCAGGGCACCGAGCTCCACTCGCCGCTCGCGATGTTCCGCACGGCCGAGGAGGAGGGGCTCGTGTTCGAGCTCGACTGCCTGTGCCGCGCGAGCGGGCTCAAGGGTGCGGTCGGCCTGCCGGAGGGCACGAAGCTCTTCCTCAACATCCGCCCGACGACGATCCACGACCCGAACTTCCGGGCCGAGCGCCTCATCCGCACGCTCGACGAGTGCGCGCTGAGCCCGTCGGACGTCGTGTTCGAGGTCTCGGAGCAGGAGTCGATCGCGAACTTCGAGGCGTTCAAGGAGATCCGCGACTACTACCGCGACCTGGGCTTCCAGTTCGCGCTCGACGACACGGGCGCGGGCTACGCGGGGCTCGAGGCGCTCGTCGAGATCTCGCCGGAATTCGTGAAGGTCGACCGCTCGTTCGTCTCGGGCATCGACCAGGACCCGACGCGGCGCACGCTCCTCGCGGCGCTCCAGGACGTCTGCAGCGGGTCGAACGCGCGCATCATCGCCGAGGGGCTCGACACGCTCGAGGAGCTCGAGACGCTGGGCGAGCTCGGCATCGCGTTCGGACAGGGCTGGCTGTTCGGCAAGCCGACGCCGCTGCGCGCGACCGACGACGCGACGCGTTCGTAG
- a CDS encoding SDR family oxidoreductase, translating to MPAAPRDLEGKLAVVTGATAGIGRACAEQLAARGARLALVARSAAKAQAARDEIARATGNDAIELVIADLASQADVRDAARALLASCERIDLLLNNAGVTNLARETTVDGIETTFAVNHLAYFLLTHELLPRLRATPGARIVSVASDAHRFGGAIDFDDLGLENGYGWTKAYGRSKGANILWTGELARRLEGTGVTANCLHPGFVRSSLGANNGGLGRVLVKVAGVFAMSADKAARYVLDVCTSPAWAGTSGAYFYKGRLHEPLAWARDPERAARLWAVSESMTGVAGSAA from the coding sequence ATGCCCGCCGCCCCGCGAGACCTCGAAGGCAAGCTCGCCGTCGTCACCGGCGCGACCGCCGGGATCGGACGCGCGTGCGCCGAGCAGCTCGCCGCGCGCGGCGCGCGCCTCGCGCTCGTCGCGCGCAGCGCCGCGAAGGCGCAGGCCGCCCGCGACGAGATCGCGCGCGCGACCGGCAACGACGCCATCGAGCTCGTGATCGCCGACCTCGCGTCGCAGGCGGACGTGCGCGACGCCGCGCGCGCGCTGCTCGCCTCGTGCGAGCGCATCGACCTCCTGCTCAACAACGCCGGCGTCACGAACCTCGCGCGCGAGACCACGGTCGACGGCATCGAGACGACCTTCGCCGTCAACCACCTGGCCTACTTCCTGCTGACGCACGAGCTGCTGCCGCGGCTGCGCGCGACGCCGGGAGCGCGCATCGTGAGCGTCGCGTCCGACGCGCACCGCTTCGGCGGCGCGATCGACTTCGACGACCTCGGGCTCGAGAACGGCTACGGCTGGACGAAGGCCTACGGGCGTTCGAAGGGCGCGAACATCCTGTGGACGGGCGAGCTCGCGCGGCGGCTCGAGGGAACGGGCGTCACCGCCAACTGCCTCCACCCGGGCTTCGTGCGCAGCAGCCTCGGCGCCAACAACGGCGGGCTCGGCCGCGTGCTGGTCAAGGTCGCGGGCGTGTTCGCGATGTCGGCCGACAAGGCCGCGCGCTACGTCCTCGACGTCTGCACGAGCCCCGCGTGGGCCGGGACGAGCGGCGCGTACTTCTACAAGGGACGCCTGCACGAGCCGCTCGCCTGGGCGAGGGACCCGGAGCGCGCGGCGCGGCTGTGGGCGGTGAGCGAGTCGATGACGGGCGTCGCGGGGAGCGCAGCGTGA
- a CDS encoding ferritin-like domain-containing protein yields MAELEITHDPIYNTVNRDDFLSLIDVDRYADRTDAFDGIISATVDHFWDPTDPAYVDFAKAEPFDLSEQLLMPREFTVELQCAVADRLDERQRIELANQSTRFMLSTILHGEQGALSLSASLCQILRDPGAQEYAANQAREEARHVTAYARYVHTRFGTPLAAGPTIANLMTEIVRSPLVYKKLVGMQMLIEGLAMGAFATLHSMTEDPLLKRLVQLVMTDEAFHHKFGKIWADRTVPKLTEEEHEKVEQWAADTFQVLLFNLVNAEQKQAIYAPFGLEWQWVRSAILEAFGDTDRRAAMTRSTNIFRVLIKTLLKAGIITERTKPVYAQWVDMDELASEDDEVVGADVADAGIAELREINRARKRVGRTFKRA; encoded by the coding sequence ATGGCCGAGCTCGAGATCACGCACGATCCGATCTACAACACGGTGAACCGCGACGACTTCCTGTCGCTGATCGACGTCGACCGCTACGCGGACCGCACGGACGCGTTCGACGGCATCATCTCGGCGACCGTCGACCACTTCTGGGACCCGACCGACCCGGCCTACGTCGACTTCGCGAAGGCCGAGCCCTTCGACCTCTCCGAGCAGCTGCTCATGCCGCGCGAGTTCACCGTCGAGCTGCAGTGCGCGGTGGCCGACCGGCTCGACGAGCGGCAGCGCATCGAGCTCGCGAACCAGAGCACGCGCTTCATGCTCTCGACGATCCTGCACGGCGAGCAGGGAGCGCTCTCGCTCTCCGCGAGCCTGTGCCAGATCCTCCGCGACCCCGGCGCCCAGGAGTACGCCGCGAACCAGGCGCGCGAGGAGGCCCGCCACGTCACCGCCTACGCGCGCTACGTCCACACGCGCTTCGGCACGCCGCTCGCGGCGGGGCCGACGATCGCGAACCTGATGACGGAGATCGTGCGATCGCCGCTCGTCTACAAGAAGCTCGTCGGCATGCAGATGCTGATCGAGGGCCTCGCGATGGGCGCGTTCGCGACGCTGCACTCGATGACCGAGGACCCGCTCCTCAAGCGGCTCGTGCAGCTCGTGATGACCGACGAGGCCTTCCACCACAAGTTCGGGAAGATCTGGGCCGACCGCACCGTGCCGAAGCTGACCGAGGAGGAGCACGAGAAGGTCGAGCAGTGGGCGGCCGACACCTTCCAGGTGCTGCTCTTCAACCTCGTCAACGCCGAGCAGAAGCAGGCGATCTACGCGCCCTTCGGGCTCGAGTGGCAGTGGGTGCGCAGCGCCATCCTCGAGGCGTTCGGCGACACCGACCGCCGCGCCGCGATGACGCGCAGCACGAACATCTTCCGCGTGCTGATCAAGACGCTGCTCAAGGCGGGCATCATCACCGAGCGCACGAAGCCCGTGTACGCGCAGTGGGTCGACATGGACGAGCTCGCGAGCGAGGACGACGAGGTGGTGGGCGCGGACGTCGCGGACGCGGGCATCGCCGAGCTGCGCGAGATCAACCGCGCGCGCAAGCGCGTCGGCCGCACCTTCAAGCGCGCCTAG